A genomic window from Massilia sp. METH4 includes:
- a CDS encoding efflux RND transporter periplasmic adaptor subunit, producing the protein MNETQHELNTKPNIKLNTKLNIKPGAKPLALALLAAVALGGAGVALYSPASSAADEKKPATATPALTVSTTRPQSATLPLRLTANGNVAAWQEASIGSESNGLRLTEVRVNVGDVVKKGQVLAVFSADTVNADVAQAKAALAEAQANAAEAQANAKRARAVQASGALSEQQISQYLTAEQTANARIESARATLASQQLRLKYTQVVAPDAGVISARSATVGAVIGPGTELFRMIRQGRLEWRAEVTAAELKSIRIGSTAVVKAANGSELAGKVRMIAPTVDAQTRSALVYVDLPPDSRSNAPFKAGMFASGHFELGTSGALTLPQPAVVVRDGFPYVFRLNADSRVSQLKVQTGRRTGDRVEILSGVTADMPVVLNGAGFLNDGDLVRVANSAPAAAPAAAAAPAQRTVK; encoded by the coding sequence ATGAACGAGACCCAACACGAGCTCAACACCAAGCCCAACATCAAGCTCAACACCAAGCTCAACATCAAGCCGGGCGCCAAACCGCTCGCGCTGGCCCTGCTGGCCGCCGTCGCGCTCGGCGGCGCCGGCGTGGCGCTGTACAGCCCCGCCTCCAGTGCCGCGGATGAAAAGAAACCGGCCACCGCCACCCCGGCGCTGACCGTGTCGACCACCCGGCCGCAATCGGCCACGCTGCCGCTGCGCCTGACCGCGAACGGCAACGTGGCGGCGTGGCAGGAAGCGTCGATCGGCAGCGAGTCGAACGGCTTGCGGCTGACCGAGGTGCGCGTGAACGTGGGCGACGTGGTGAAGAAGGGCCAGGTGCTGGCCGTGTTCTCGGCCGATACCGTGAACGCGGACGTGGCGCAGGCGAAGGCCGCGCTGGCCGAAGCCCAGGCCAATGCCGCCGAGGCGCAGGCCAATGCGAAGCGGGCGCGCGCCGTGCAGGCATCGGGCGCGCTGTCCGAGCAGCAGATCTCGCAATACCTGACGGCCGAGCAGACGGCCAATGCGCGCATCGAATCGGCGCGCGCCACGCTGGCTTCGCAGCAGCTGCGCCTGAAGTACACGCAGGTGGTGGCGCCGGATGCCGGTGTGATCTCCGCGCGCAGCGCCACGGTCGGCGCCGTGATCGGTCCCGGCACGGAACTGTTCCGCATGATCCGCCAGGGCCGCCTCGAATGGCGGGCCGAGGTCACGGCCGCCGAGCTGAAAAGCATCCGCATCGGTTCCACCGCGGTGGTGAAAGCCGCCAATGGCAGCGAGCTGGCGGGCAAGGTGCGCATGATCGCGCCCACGGTGGACGCGCAAACCCGCTCGGCGCTCGTCTACGTCGACCTGCCACCGGATTCACGCAGCAATGCGCCGTTCAAGGCGGGCATGTTCGCCAGCGGCCATTTCGAACTGGGCACGTCGGGCGCGCTGACCTTGCCGCAGCCGGCCGTGGTGGTGCGCGACGGCTTTCCCTATGTGTTCCGGCTCAACGCCGATTCCCGCGTGAGCCAGTTGAAGGTGCAGACCGGGCGGCGTACCGGCGACCGGGTCGAGATCCTCTCCGGTGTCACGGCCGACATGCCGGTGGTGCTGAACGGCGCCGGCTTCCTGAACGACGGCGACCTGGTGCGGGTCGCGAATTCGGCACCGGCGGCGGCACCGGCCGCCGCCGCCGCGCCGGCGCAGCGCACCGTGAAATGA
- a CDS encoding efflux RND transporter permease subunit has protein sequence MNFSALSIRNPIPAIMLFTLLTLAGLLAYKANPVQDFPDIELPIVTVSATLPGAAPAQLETEVARKIEDSVATLQGVKNIYTKVLDGVATVTVEFILEKNISDGVNEVRDAVSQVRADMPAELREPVVSKVSTAGRVITTFIVASKPGTTRIDDADLSWFVDNTVAKRLLTVPGVGSVKRVGGVDREIRVELDDAQMAALRVSALDVSRQLRLVQREAPGGRGDVSGAEQSVRTIGTVQSAQELAKMDIPLGDGRHVRLDQVAKVTDTVAEPRAVATQDGKPVVAFEVFRTKGASETAVAEGVAAAVEQLRKNHPNLEMKQVIDNAFPVEENFEGSMELLYEGAILAVIVVFWFLRDWRATLVASAALPLSVLPAFLGIYWFGYTLNTVTLLSLALVVGVLVDDAIVEIENIERHLQMGKTPMQAALEAADEIGMAVIATTFALVAVFLPTAFMGGIPGKFFKQFGWTAVLAVLASLVVARLLTPMMAAYLLKPIKRKHEDEQERDGPIMTRYLRTMKWCLKHRAVTAIASAVFFVCSIMLVGLLPTGFVPPADRAQTQVNVELPPGSTLAQTREVAEQARQAAMRVPGITGVFSSIGGGSSGDAFAPGAAAEARRAVLTITTVHRTDRDETMAEIDSLLRRQLGNIAGARFTVGPPDTGVKMQLVLQSEDPEALIAAARRAERELRTLQGIGNVTSSASLVRPEIIVRPDFARAADLGVTAASIGETVRVATAGDYDFDLTKMNLPERQVPIRVKLPDPVRADLDAIGRLTVPGRNGPVLLANVATITMESGPAQIDRLNRSRNVTLDVELGSRSLGELNAEARALPALANLPPNVRIAELGDAQEMAALFASFGIAMAIGVLCIYGVLVLLFKDFMQPVTILAALPLSIGGAIVLLLITGNALSMPSMIGLIMLMGIVTKNSILLVDYAILARQAGMSRTDALVDACHKRSRPILMTTIAMGAGMMPLALGLGADPSFRAPMAITVIGGLITSTLLSLLVVPAVFTYVDDIEHWIARMVRKLRHKDHPHGEHVEHQHGGAANLPRAAEPGKAGGH, from the coding sequence ATGAACTTTTCCGCCCTGTCGATCCGGAATCCGATTCCGGCGATCATGCTCTTCACCCTGCTCACGCTGGCGGGGCTGCTGGCCTACAAGGCCAACCCGGTGCAGGACTTTCCGGACATCGAACTGCCGATCGTCACCGTCAGCGCCACGCTGCCGGGCGCCGCGCCGGCCCAGCTGGAAACCGAGGTCGCGCGCAAGATCGAGGATTCGGTGGCCACGCTGCAAGGCGTGAAGAACATCTACACGAAGGTGCTCGACGGCGTGGCCACGGTCACCGTCGAGTTCATCCTCGAGAAGAACATCTCCGACGGCGTGAACGAGGTGCGCGACGCCGTCTCCCAGGTGCGCGCCGACATGCCGGCCGAATTGCGTGAACCGGTCGTCAGCAAGGTGTCGACCGCGGGCCGCGTGATCACCACGTTCATCGTGGCCAGCAAGCCGGGCACCACGCGCATCGACGATGCGGACCTGTCCTGGTTCGTCGATAACACCGTGGCCAAGCGGCTGCTGACGGTGCCGGGCGTCGGCTCCGTCAAGCGCGTGGGCGGCGTGGACCGCGAGATCCGCGTGGAGCTGGACGATGCCCAGATGGCCGCGCTGCGCGTCTCGGCACTCGATGTGTCGCGCCAGCTGCGCCTCGTCCAGCGCGAGGCGCCGGGCGGGCGCGGCGACGTATCGGGCGCCGAGCAATCGGTGCGCACCATCGGTACCGTGCAGTCGGCCCAGGAACTGGCGAAGATGGACATTCCGCTGGGCGATGGCCGCCACGTGCGGCTGGACCAGGTGGCCAAGGTGACGGACACCGTCGCCGAACCGCGCGCCGTCGCCACGCAGGACGGCAAGCCGGTCGTCGCGTTCGAGGTGTTCCGCACCAAGGGTGCCAGCGAGACCGCGGTGGCCGAGGGCGTGGCCGCGGCCGTGGAACAGCTGCGCAAGAACCACCCGAACCTGGAAATGAAGCAGGTGATCGACAACGCCTTCCCGGTCGAGGAAAACTTCGAAGGCTCGATGGAGCTGCTGTACGAAGGCGCGATCCTGGCCGTGATCGTGGTGTTCTGGTTCCTGCGCGACTGGCGCGCCACGCTGGTGGCGTCGGCCGCCCTGCCCCTTTCCGTGCTGCCCGCCTTCCTGGGCATCTATTGGTTCGGCTACACGCTCAACACGGTGACCCTGCTGTCGCTGGCCCTCGTGGTGGGCGTGCTGGTGGACGATGCGATCGTGGAGATCGAGAACATCGAACGCCACCTGCAGATGGGCAAGACGCCGATGCAGGCGGCGCTGGAGGCGGCCGACGAGATCGGCATGGCCGTGATCGCCACCACGTTCGCGCTGGTGGCCGTGTTCCTGCCCACCGCCTTCATGGGCGGCATTCCCGGCAAGTTCTTCAAGCAGTTCGGCTGGACCGCCGTGCTGGCGGTGCTCGCCTCGCTGGTGGTGGCGCGCCTGCTGACGCCGATGATGGCCGCGTACCTCCTGAAACCCATCAAGCGCAAGCATGAGGATGAGCAGGAGCGGGACGGCCCGATCATGACGCGCTACCTGCGCACCATGAAATGGTGCCTGAAGCACCGCGCCGTGACGGCCATCGCCTCGGCCGTGTTCTTCGTGTGCTCGATCATGCTGGTCGGCCTGCTGCCGACGGGCTTCGTGCCGCCGGCCGACCGCGCGCAGACCCAGGTGAACGTGGAACTGCCGCCCGGCTCCACGCTGGCGCAGACGCGCGAGGTGGCCGAGCAGGCGCGGCAGGCGGCAATGCGCGTGCCCGGCATCACGGGCGTATTCAGCTCGATCGGCGGCGGCTCTTCCGGCGACGCGTTCGCACCGGGTGCCGCGGCCGAGGCGCGCCGCGCCGTGCTCACCATCACCACCGTGCACCGCACCGATCGCGATGAAACGATGGCCGAGATCGATTCGCTGCTGCGGCGCCAGCTGGGCAATATCGCCGGCGCGCGCTTCACCGTGGGCCCGCCGGATACGGGCGTGAAGATGCAGCTGGTGCTGCAATCGGAAGACCCCGAGGCGCTGATCGCCGCCGCGCGGCGCGCCGAGCGCGAGCTGCGCACACTGCAGGGCATCGGCAACGTCACCTCGTCGGCCTCGCTGGTGCGGCCCGAGATCATCGTGCGGCCCGACTTCGCCCGCGCCGCCGACCTGGGCGTGACGGCCGCTTCGATCGGCGAGACCGTGCGCGTGGCCACGGCCGGCGACTACGACTTCGACCTGACGAAGATGAACCTGCCGGAGCGCCAGGTGCCGATCCGCGTCAAGCTGCCCGACCCCGTGCGCGCCGACCTCGACGCGATCGGGCGCCTGACGGTGCCGGGCCGTAACGGTCCGGTGCTGCTGGCCAATGTGGCGACGATCACGATGGAATCCGGCCCGGCCCAGATCGACCGCCTGAACCGCAGCCGCAATGTGACGCTGGACGTGGAACTGGGCAGCCGCTCGCTGGGCGAGCTCAATGCCGAGGCGCGCGCGCTGCCGGCGCTGGCCAACCTGCCGCCGAACGTGCGCATCGCCGAGCTGGGCGATGCGCAGGAGATGGCCGCGCTGTTCGCCAGCTTCGGCATCGCCATGGCGATCGGCGTGCTGTGCATCTACGGCGTGCTCGTGCTGCTGTTCAAGGACTTCATGCAGCCGGTCACGATCCTGGCCGCCCTGCCCCTGTCCATCGGCGGCGCCATCGTGCTGCTGCTCATCACGGGCAATGCGCTGTCGATGCCGTCGATGATCGGCCTGATCATGCTGATGGGGATCGTGACGAAGAACTCGATCCTGCTGGTCGACTATGCGATCCTGGCGCGCCAGGCAGGCATGAGCCGCACCGACGCCCTCGTCGATGCCTGCCACAAGCGCAGCCGGCCGATCCTGATGACGACCATCGCGATGGGTGCCGGCATGATGCCGCTGGCGCTGGGCCTGGGCGCCGACCCCAGCTTCCGCGCGCCGATGGCGATCACGGTGATCGGCGGCCTGATCACGTCCACGCTGCTGAGCCTGCTGGTGGTGCCCGCCGTGTTCACCTACGTGGACGATATCGAGCACTGGATCGCGCGCATGGTGCGCAAGCTGCGGCACAAGGATCACCCGCACGGCGAACACGTCGAGCACCAGCACGGCGGCGCGGCAAACCTGCCGCGCGCGGCCGAGCCGGGCAAGGCGGGCGGGCATTGA
- a CDS encoding GAF domain-containing protein, with protein sequence MSNEEDPILTTTAAARLLGVATSTVQMWMESGAIASWKTPGGHRRTRLSAIARLLDQAPGNPPATVGQAVEAALSPVSPEFQPDPAPGYPVGREEAERLAALAASQLVDTASENRFDRIVRLAAQVTGSPIALVSLLTSTRQWFKARVGLEAQETPREWAFCSHAVLAGDVFVVEDAAADPRFRENPLVQGDPKIRFYAGVPVRDAAGQALGTLCVIDREPRKLRGTELQALKDLADIASEEVRKK encoded by the coding sequence ATGAGCAATGAAGAAGACCCGATCCTGACGACCACGGCCGCCGCGCGCCTGCTCGGCGTAGCCACCAGTACCGTCCAGATGTGGATGGAAAGCGGCGCCATCGCTTCTTGGAAGACGCCCGGCGGCCACCGCCGCACCCGCCTCTCGGCGATCGCCAGGCTGCTCGACCAGGCGCCCGGCAATCCCCCGGCCACCGTCGGCCAGGCGGTGGAGGCCGCACTGTCGCCGGTATCGCCCGAGTTCCAGCCCGATCCGGCGCCCGGCTACCCGGTGGGCAGGGAAGAAGCGGAGCGCCTGGCGGCGCTCGCCGCGTCGCAACTGGTCGACACCGCATCGGAAAACCGCTTCGACCGCATCGTGCGCCTCGCGGCCCAGGTGACGGGCTCGCCGATCGCACTGGTATCGCTGCTGACGTCGACGCGGCAGTGGTTCAAGGCGCGCGTTGGCCTCGAGGCGCAGGAAACCCCGCGCGAGTGGGCGTTCTGCTCGCACGCGGTGCTGGCCGGCGACGTGTTCGTGGTCGAGGACGCGGCGGCCGACCCGCGCTTTCGCGAGAATCCGCTGGTGCAGGGCGACCCGAAGATCCGCTTCTACGCCGGTGTGCCGGTGCGCGACGCCGCCGGCCAGGCGCTGGGCACGCTGTGCGTAATCGACCGCGAGCCGCGCAAGCTGCGCGGCACCGAGCTGCAGGCGCTCAAGGACCTGGCCGATATCGCTTCGGAAGAGGTGAGGAAGAAGTAG
- a CDS encoding methyl-accepting chemotaxis protein → MNPFRHASLATKLYSAFALVLLFTVILAVFAISRVNQIDAALDSANTLRRTELDPLLNAREALAQTGIAARNAFIFRDDAAATRELDILDRHKAAYLAELQRIEPLLRGLPEFDKVRDGMLQMARELERPRTYRTAGDLERYGIFLVEECSPLRRRIVADIDTLLNELKQRNDAATAAATAQAAKARWWIGALALGSAVLCVVVGTAIVRGLLRELGGEPAYAAGVARAIARGELQHPVDSARADGNSLLHAMATMQDGLAHIVKDVRSGTVAITATSAEIAAGNADLSDRTEAQAAALAQVAASMKHLVESVGANAGYAEEASRLSRQATEVSRQGGAAVDSVVATMNMIDASSQKIVDIIAVIDGIAFQTNILALNAAVEAARAGEQGRGFAVVASEVRNLAHRSATAAREVKALIEDSVGKVALGTAQVGTAGATMKSVVDGIARVSGIMQDISNTTRAQSGDIASVGAAIARLDDMTVRNATLVDEAAAAAQSLRMQADHLAGVVDTFQLEPAGGPARRGGPALAA, encoded by the coding sequence ATGAACCCCTTCCGCCACGCCAGCCTTGCCACCAAGCTGTATTCGGCCTTCGCACTCGTCCTGCTCTTCACCGTCATCCTTGCCGTGTTCGCGATCTCGCGCGTGAACCAGATCGACGCCGCGCTCGACAGCGCGAATACGCTACGCCGCACCGAGCTCGATCCGCTGCTGAACGCCCGCGAAGCGCTGGCGCAGACCGGTATCGCGGCACGCAACGCCTTCATCTTCCGCGACGACGCGGCCGCCACGCGCGAGCTCGACATTCTGGATCGCCACAAGGCCGCCTACCTGGCCGAGCTGCAAAGAATCGAGCCGCTGCTGCGCGGCCTGCCGGAATTCGACAAGGTGCGCGACGGGATGCTGCAGATGGCACGCGAGCTGGAACGGCCGCGCACCTACCGCACGGCCGGCGACCTGGAACGCTACGGTATCTTCCTGGTCGAGGAATGCAGCCCCCTGCGCCGCCGCATCGTCGCAGACATCGACACGCTGTTGAACGAGCTGAAGCAGCGGAACGACGCGGCCACCGCCGCTGCCACCGCGCAGGCCGCGAAGGCGCGCTGGTGGATCGGCGCGCTCGCCCTGGGCAGCGCCGTGCTGTGCGTGGTGGTCGGGACCGCGATCGTGCGCGGCCTGCTGCGCGAACTGGGCGGCGAGCCGGCCTATGCCGCCGGCGTGGCACGCGCCATCGCACGCGGCGAACTCCAGCACCCGGTGGACAGTGCCCGCGCCGACGGCAACAGCCTGCTGCACGCGATGGCGACGATGCAGGATGGACTGGCGCACATCGTGAAGGACGTGCGCAGCGGCACCGTGGCGATCACCGCGACTTCCGCCGAGATCGCCGCCGGCAATGCGGACCTGTCGGACCGCACCGAGGCGCAGGCGGCCGCTCTGGCGCAGGTCGCGGCGTCGATGAAGCACCTGGTCGAATCGGTGGGCGCCAATGCCGGCTATGCCGAGGAAGCCAGCCGCCTGTCGCGGCAGGCCACGGAAGTATCGCGCCAGGGCGGCGCCGCGGTGGACAGCGTGGTCGCCACGATGAACATGATCGACGCTTCCTCGCAGAAGATCGTCGACATCATTGCCGTCATCGACGGCATCGCGTTCCAGACCAATATCCTCGCGCTCAATGCCGCGGTGGAAGCTGCCCGCGCCGGCGAACAGGGCCGCGGCTTCGCCGTGGTGGCGAGCGAGGTGCGCAACCTGGCGCACCGCTCGGCCACGGCGGCAAGGGAAGTGAAGGCCCTGATCGAGGATTCGGTCGGCAAGGTCGCCCTCGGCACGGCGCAGGTCGGCACGGCGGGCGCCACGATGAAGAGCGTGGTCGATGGCATTGCCCGCGTGTCCGGCATCATGCAGGACATCTCGAACACGACCCGCGCGCAAAGCGGCGATATCGCATCGGTGGGCGCGGCCATCGCCCGGCTCGATGACATGACCGTGCGCAATGCCACACTCGTCGACGAAGCTGCCGCCGCCGCGCAATCCCTGCGCATGCAGGCCGACCACCTGGCCGGCGTGGTCGATACGTTCCAGCTGGAACCGGCGGGCGGGCCGGCGCGGCGCGGCGGGCCGGCGCTGGCGGCCTGA
- a CDS encoding ATP-binding protein, producing MSPLSWFVASGASWQSAVQRRLRTVSRLRSRSAAAMRSLRETFTPPAPFPAEMERRFLRDHAHRFAPFRRAGAVLALLILTAFFAFDYFLFLQVADFPLTQVWLCRAVLCAVLLQCVLKSLTAAFCNDRNAHVIMLSGAAAVVACELLLIVLTPPSIGFYGYFVALCMATFYLFGFLHLRARPVMLAGIVVLAVTAGAHAVLLGTERGGLLPDAGYALGLLANMVVIGLGMAIMLERNARRQFQQERELSDMNVELSGRNAQLASEKEENQIKAQALIRLKDEQRSQALQASQETARFLAAAAHDLRQPMFGLGLALEAMQRALDGGDTGEAARLTALSIRSARTMATTFNAVLDLSRLESGFVAPEPSHFDLDELLREVATDLGAFAQSRQVALRLRLPATPVTVFSDRQMVSRIVRNLVSNGIKYARRDAPRGAFVLIGAVRLQTRVRIDVMDNGIGIPAQQWHRVFEPFVQLDNAERDREKGLGLGLSIVNAMIALLPEHRLEFKSEVGRGTRFSLDVPKSSETPAADAPAGGEPIAADLRGMYALVVEDDCLVRTAMEALLGQWGMLVDTAAGMAETRALAAGLERVPDLIITDFRLPDGATASDVLDILLPACEDGGRRPAVLAVTGEVDSAQAALAGRAATVLPKPMHPERLKAAIAQAAGRGQLNRCVE from the coding sequence TTGTCACCACTGTCGTGGTTCGTCGCATCCGGAGCCTCGTGGCAGTCGGCCGTCCAGCGCCGCCTGCGCACGGTGTCGCGCCTGCGTTCGCGCAGCGCGGCCGCGATGCGCAGCCTGCGTGAAACCTTCACGCCGCCGGCTCCTTTTCCCGCCGAGATGGAACGCCGTTTCCTGCGCGACCACGCCCACCGGTTCGCGCCCTTTCGCCGCGCCGGCGCCGTGCTGGCGCTGCTGATCCTCACGGCATTCTTCGCCTTCGATTATTTCCTGTTCCTGCAGGTCGCGGATTTCCCGCTGACCCAGGTCTGGCTCTGCCGTGCGGTGCTTTGCGCCGTGCTGCTGCAGTGCGTGCTGAAGTCGCTGACGGCCGCGTTCTGCAACGACCGCAATGCCCACGTCATCATGCTTTCCGGAGCCGCCGCGGTGGTGGCTTGCGAGTTGCTGCTGATCGTGCTGACGCCGCCATCGATCGGCTTCTACGGTTACTTCGTCGCCCTGTGCATGGCCACGTTCTACCTGTTCGGCTTCCTGCACCTGCGCGCCCGTCCAGTCATGCTGGCCGGTATCGTGGTGCTGGCCGTCACCGCCGGTGCGCACGCCGTGCTGCTCGGTACCGAACGGGGCGGCCTGCTCCCCGACGCCGGTTATGCGCTGGGGCTCCTGGCCAATATGGTGGTGATCGGCCTCGGCATGGCGATCATGCTGGAACGCAATGCCCGGCGCCAGTTCCAGCAGGAACGCGAACTGTCGGACATGAACGTCGAGCTCAGCGGCAGGAACGCGCAGCTTGCCAGCGAGAAGGAGGAAAACCAGATCAAGGCGCAAGCCCTGATCCGCCTGAAGGACGAGCAGCGCAGCCAGGCCCTGCAGGCCAGCCAGGAAACGGCCCGCTTCCTGGCCGCCGCGGCACACGACCTGCGGCAACCCATGTTCGGGCTGGGCTTGGCGCTGGAAGCCATGCAGCGTGCCCTCGACGGCGGCGATACGGGCGAGGCGGCGCGGCTGACGGCGCTGTCGATCCGCTCGGCGCGCACGATGGCCACCACCTTCAACGCCGTGCTCGACCTGTCGCGCCTCGAATCGGGCTTCGTGGCGCCCGAGCCCTCGCACTTCGATCTCGACGAGCTGCTGCGTGAAGTCGCCACGGATCTGGGCGCGTTCGCGCAAAGCCGGCAGGTGGCGCTGCGCCTGCGCCTGCCGGCCACACCGGTCACCGTGTTCAGCGACCGGCAGATGGTGAGCCGCATCGTGCGCAACCTGGTCAGCAACGGGATCAAGTACGCGCGCCGCGACGCGCCGCGTGGCGCCTTCGTGCTGATCGGCGCCGTGCGGCTGCAGACGCGTGTGCGCATCGACGTGATGGACAACGGCATCGGCATTCCGGCGCAGCAATGGCACCGCGTCTTCGAACCGTTCGTCCAGCTCGACAATGCCGAACGCGACCGGGAAAAGGGCCTGGGCCTGGGGCTGTCGATCGTCAACGCCATGATCGCCCTGTTGCCGGAGCACCGGCTCGAGTTCAAGTCCGAAGTGGGGCGCGGCACGCGCTTTTCCCTCGACGTGCCGAAGAGCAGCGAAACGCCGGCCGCCGACGCACCCGCGGGCGGCGAGCCGATAGCGGCGGACCTGCGCGGCATGTATGCGCTGGTGGTGGAGGACGACTGCCTCGTGCGCACGGCGATGGAAGCGCTGCTGGGCCAGTGGGGCATGCTGGTCGATACCGCTGCCGGCATGGCCGAGACGCGCGCACTGGCCGCCGGCCTGGAACGGGTGCCGGACCTGATCATCACCGATTTCCGCCTGCCGGACGGCGCCACCGCCAGCGACGTGCTCGATATCCTGCTGCCCGCCTGCGAGGACGGCGGCCGCCGCCCCGCGGTGCTCGCCGTGACCGGCGAGGTCGACAGCGCGCAGGCGGCACTGGCCGGCCGCGCCGCGACGGTGCTTCCCAAGCCGATGCACCCGGAGCGCCTGAAGGCTGCCATTGCCCAGGCGGCCGGCCGCGGCCAACTCAACCGTTGCGTGGAATGA
- a CDS encoding response regulator transcription factor, which produces MMEPAFFRNALLVEDQALTRQALKTLLIQCDPLLSVDEAGDVDTCLRLLGSGAYDLMFLDYQLGKGHSGMEVLEWVSQHELPLHTIMLSGQDDRDTVMECIKAGASGFISKSSDDGNQVFRSALDTILRGQIYLPHTAMGKGGFSPPAARPAATLEGLALSPRLAETLGYICQGLSNKSIARKMGLTENTIKEYSGDLLEKFGVRRRTELIVEMARRGIVIPRNG; this is translated from the coding sequence ATGATGGAACCCGCCTTTTTCCGCAATGCCCTGCTGGTGGAAGACCAGGCACTGACCCGCCAGGCGCTCAAGACCCTGCTGATCCAGTGCGACCCCTTGCTGTCGGTCGACGAGGCGGGCGACGTGGACACGTGCCTTCGGCTGCTCGGCAGCGGCGCCTACGACCTGATGTTCCTCGACTACCAGCTCGGCAAGGGCCATTCGGGGATGGAAGTGCTGGAATGGGTGTCACAACATGAGCTGCCGCTGCATACCATCATGCTGTCGGGCCAGGACGACCGGGACACGGTCATGGAGTGCATCAAGGCGGGCGCCAGCGGCTTCATCTCGAAGAGCAGCGACGACGGCAACCAGGTGTTCAGGTCGGCGCTGGACACGATCCTGCGCGGCCAGATCTATCTGCCGCACACGGCGATGGGCAAGGGCGGCTTCAGCCCGCCCGCGGCCAGGCCGGCGGCCACGCTGGAAGGCCTGGCCCTGTCGCCGCGCCTGGCCGAAACGCTCGGCTATATCTGCCAGGGATTGTCCAACAAGTCGATCGCCCGCAAGATGGGGCTGACGGAAAACACGATCAAGGAATACAGCGGCGACCTGCTGGAAAAGTTCGGCGTGCGCCGGCGCACCGAGCTGATCGTGGAAATGGCCCGGCGCGGCATCGTCATTCCACGCAACGGTTGA
- a CDS encoding GNAT family N-acetyltransferase, with translation MDYHITLTTPRLTLRPPRPGDEDDLLAIHGDPEVMRYFSEPAWTDPDRPAQQIAKDAAAFAAREYFRFAMVSNDTGRQVGNCTLHALHWQNRRGEVGYALNRAHWGKGYMGEALGALLRFAFLELDLHRLEADIDPRNAASIGALERLGFQREGLLRERWIVGGEIFDSVLYGLLRREWEERADR, from the coding sequence ATGGACTATCACATCACCCTCACCACCCCGCGCCTCACGCTGCGCCCGCCCCGCCCGGGGGACGAAGACGACCTGCTCGCCATCCACGGCGACCCCGAAGTGATGCGCTACTTCAGCGAGCCCGCGTGGACCGATCCGGACCGTCCGGCCCAGCAGATCGCCAAGGATGCTGCCGCCTTCGCGGCGCGCGAGTACTTCCGCTTCGCCATGGTGTCGAACGACACGGGGCGCCAGGTCGGCAACTGCACACTGCACGCGCTGCACTGGCAGAACCGGCGCGGCGAGGTGGGTTATGCGCTCAACCGGGCGCACTGGGGCAAGGGTTATATGGGCGAGGCGCTGGGGGCGCTGCTGCGCTTCGCCTTCCTGGAGCTCGACCTGCACCGGCTGGAGGCGGACATCGATCCCCGCAACGCCGCGTCCATCGGGGCGCTGGAGCGGCTGGGCTTCCAGCGCGAGGGCCTGCTGCGCGAACGGTGGATCGTGGGCGGCGAGATCTTCGATTCGGTCCTCTACGGTTTGCTGCGGCGCGAGTGGGAGGAGCGGGCCGACCGCTAG